The region ttctcttaGAACAGAATGTCTTTATTAAGCACAGGTGTGCTCATTATTTTTCATCCATATTTTGAATGTCCAACAGTGATGTTATGAAATAATAAcatatttgaataatattttcaataatatacatatttttttgttaaagccAATATGAATGattgctcttcttcctctgtggctGCTCTGGTGCCTTCATGAACAAGTATGAAGTACTGCTGTGCGTGAGTGATGTCACTCATTGTTGTGCTCATTTACGAGATGTCCAAATGTCTAATaaagatgtttaaatgttttcgGTAAAGTTGTTAAACCTCAAATAGCGTGGCCAAAGTACTTTCACTGCGCCACTTgatttgtaaaatacaaaaacaacgTCCTAAAGACCAACATTGTTAATATTCTCAATCAAAAGCAAGTTACACAGGCACAAAGTTGTTAGAGAAGAAAAACTATTATATACTTCAGTAAAAGTTGATTAGCAGTAAGTTTCAAATGTAACACAAATCAATTTGAGGTCTCTATTGGAAAagttaaagtctccctccactcaaagaTGTATATTTCTTCTTGtacctacagttggatgtttgagcttcgctgtgcagaatgatgtttgtgcagagtttgacaatacaaggctgttttcacattcatctgctgaaagtggaaagtttctctgtgctcactgaaaatctgattttaaggggcgggcctatgagcatgacTTTTGACATCataactagtttggagccaatcctgctCCAATGTTCAACTTagacaggtgtgatgtggaaacttgaagcctccagtacacaaacgctgagaatggactttacagtgaagtaggagacatcttgtgccCAGCAGCAaaactttggaaatgaaaagtatttgcatattcagagTTTCTAAATTTTttatgagggagaaggagtagatgtcattttaagattataacaagataattgaacttttggggggggggaaatATCAgacaaaattattattcaaaatagagtattttatatacatcataaaacatgtctggaggggatctttaaattatCAGGCCTATGTGTTACCCTGAAAGCAGGTGGTTCAGGTGTTTCTTTCTTACTGCGTCATATGGTGCAGTTTAACAGTTCATCTAGCGTTGTGTTTTCAAAGTGAAATAAACCAGTTTGTCATTAAGAGAAGcattaaataaaacagtcaAGTGAAACATGAGTAactcaaaaatgtacttaaaggtcctctccagacatgttttaggacatataaaaatatactactttgaataatattttgtgtctgatgtggtttttcctcaaaaaatTCAATCACCTaattagaaattcttaaaatgacatctcccccttctccctcattaaaaatcagaagaaaaaacagaatctgtaaatattatttatttcaaaagtttaactgctggacacaagatgtctcctacatcactgtaaagtcaattctcagtgtaTATCATGGACATATTAAAagatcttataatacatccatgcgaCTGCCCCAGACAAGGCTGGAAGGCAAGGTGCTTGCCTGTGGAAGGAGGGTGCAGAGGCTTTAGAGGACAGCCCGTCTGCAGGGCTTTTACTTTGCTGAGCAtcacaggagagaggaggaggagggccaTCTACAACAACATGGAGGCTGCTGAGAAAGCCTCCAGGTGGCTCTGGATCAAGAGAGCGGATCCATGGGAGAATGCTACTAGGGCACAAGCTGAGGCTTGATGAACCTCAGCTGGGTCGCCTGAGTGAGGCTGTCTGATGTTTGAAAGACCCGAAACACCCAGTGACCTCAGGATACATCACTGACGATGTGCCCTTGCTTAGCATCAAACAGATGTATCATTACAACATGGTGTATGTGCACTAGAGAtgtcaagtttccacatcatacttgtgtaaattgaatattgaaccaggattggcttccaaaccagttgtgatgtcacaaatcatgttcataAGCCCACCCCTTAAACTCGATTTTtaggtgaacacagagaaactttccccctccagcagatgaacgtgaaaacagtattttagtgtcaaactctgcccatacatcattctgcacagtgaagttcaaacatccaactgaagttacaaaatgaaaaacacatttttgaatggaaaGGCACTTCAATAACAGTACAGTAGTTCACTCACGCTAATGAAGGTACTGAGTTGTAGAAGTTATAGCGGTTGATGTCGAAGTTACAACTTACGCAGCTTTCAAGGAGAACCTGAAGGCAACGCGTACATCCGGGACCTGCAGTTAGTTTCACATGTCGGTGGGTTCAGCTGTCAGGACTCTGCTGCATGTGAAGAAGCTACGGCAGCTTGTCTGTACAACTACACCTTTCAGAAGAAGACATGGTAACTCAAGTCACATCCtgtatttttggcattttattaCCAGTCTTATCAGCGTGCTGTAAAGTTCGCTAGCATGCTCTTTTTGCTAATATCGGTCACTATGAGACTACTAGTTGCTAATGCTAACTAGCTAGCTCAGGTTTTGCAGCAGGACCGACAGCTGCTGAAGTTTGGCTAAATTTAGCACGATAGCCATTTGCtaactttcattcattttgcagTGGCTTTCAACACACTCTATGTTTAACCTTTTTGAACTGTATCTCTTGCTGCTGTTAGCTGTTTAGCATGGTATGTGACTTAGCTTCCGCAGCCTGTGATATGTGAACTAATTCAACTACCTTTGAATGACCTCTTCTTGAAGCTTTCTGGGGTCTTGTATGCTGAGTCTACAGAAAATACTGTCTTGGTTGTCACGGTTGTAGGGAGAGCGCTCCTACTCTCAATATCTGATACTTAGACACATGTGATGTTAGCTCTTCATTTTCATGCACAGAGATGAAGTTTCAGAGTTGGATCTAATGctttaacgtgtgtgtgtgtttgtcctgcagGCGTTGATGGGAATTCAGCTGGTGGTCAGTTTGCTGGCTGCCAGCATTATGCAGAGGATGGCTCCACATTACTCATTTGCACGCTGGCTCCTTTGTAATGGCAGGTACTGTCACCCACTTCTGTCAGGTAATAATACACATTTAGCGTGCTGTGCACTGTTTGAAGACATGTGCCTGTTGTTCCTTCCAGTCTGTTCCGGTTCAAACACCCGTCAGAAGGAGAGCTGTGTGCGCTGGCAGGGAAGCAGATGCCCAAACAGAACAGGAGAGACAGGTGGGAATCAGGGGGGAAGGGTCACTAACACTGCAGGAAAGAGTCATGTCGTAGCAGTAGTTagataatactgtatataatttacATATATTTGCACTCTCTGGAGTGAATGTGTTATTTCTGAGCAAAATGTTGACTACTGCAGTTTAAAAATCATTGGACTGTAATACTCAGAAGtatatttgtgttgtgtgttgacGTGTTATTTTCTAGGAGACAGAACGGGGAGAGCAAGCCTCTCACTGTGCCCAAAGACATCGACCTTCACCTGGATCAAGCTCCAATCAACGCCATGGATGCCCTTGGTAAAACAAACACTGCTCTATCTACACAACTGTAACATTGTGAAAGTACAAACACTGCTCAAGCTCAGCTGTTGACGCACaagtaatatttttttcctcttgtgtccGCTCTCAGTGCTGCGGTTTTTCCTGGAGTAccagtggctggtagattttgCAGTCTATGCGTCTGGTGTCTTCCTCTTCACCGAGTGTTACTACAGTGTGGTGGATGCCAGCAAAGAAGTTAATATTGGAGCCATCTGGTGTGTCTTGACCGTTCTCTTCAGTCTGTATCCTTCTAACTGTAAAGTCTGTATTGATTGAATATTCCTAAAAAACATAATCAAATCCCAAAGGTTATGGAGGGTCTAGTCACAGTTACAAAATTGTAACATCCTATTATCATTATGTAGGCCTAGtggtaaaaaaaatctattaaaaaataaatttgatattttaaagataagataaaatagTGTCACTAAAAAGATGGAGACTCTTGGACTGGACTAATGAATGCATTAAGTTTTCcatttcagttgttttcatttaacctGCAACCCTCAGAAAGACCCTTCACACTCTGATGAGCCACTACTTTCGCTCCGAAGAGGGCGGCGAGCGCTCGGTGTGCCTCGCCTTTggctttctgtctctgctggtgGCCATGCTGGTGCTGGTGGTCAGAGAGGACTACCTGGAGTTTGGCTTGGAGTCTGGGTTTTCCAACCTCTTCGACAACATGGAGATCTTTGCCAAACAGCATGGCTATGCTGAGTGGTCGTAAGTATCCGTCTTCATAGTGCTTTGTTGTGTAAAAGGAAAAGGTTAATTTACAACGAATTGATTTTGTATTTGACTCATTTCAGAATCCCAGTGACCAAGCTGACAGTGAAGCTCGGTCTGGCTGCTCTCTGCGCTTACATCGGTTCTCTCCTGGCCTTCCCCGGACTGCGACTTGCTCAGACTCATCTCGATGCGGTACAGATGAACTCAGGTCGTCCATTCATCCAGTAAGAGCTGATACATTTACACGGCAGAAAACAATGTACATTAGTCCATatgttattattaaaaacataacatcaGCAGTGATTGGCTCGCTCAGATGTCCTTATTGTTTCCTGCAGGATTCTGCTGCACATGAGTTTCCTTTCTCCAGTAATTGTTTTGGTTCTGTGGGTGAAACCTATTGCAAGGGACTTCCTGGCAAACGCACCCATGGGAAAGACCTCTGTCACACTGTAAGTGCACATACTGGATTTGCTCGTTTTATGAAATATCTGTCACGAAACGATGGGTCCTGATTTTTGCTGATCTTCTGATAATCTTGCTCTTGCAGAGTACCCAGTGCAGTATTTGACAGCGTGCGTCTTTGGATCATCGTGCTTCTGTGCGTGCTGCGGCTCGCACTGACCCGCTACCACATGCAGGCCTACCTCAACCTGGCTCAGAAGTGGGTGGAGCAGATGAAGAAGGAGGCAGGACGTATCGCTGCCATTGACATTCAGAGAAAGGTCAGATACactatttgttttatatatcatacagtgatttttattttcctccttttgtgccataaataactaaaaacagaaGAGTTGAAGTTCTGTTCAACCTTTTTTGAATTCAGAAAATTTTCAGAAGCTTTTCTTGACAATAGCAGAGCAAAAACTCTACAACTGCAGGTGGAGAGTAAAGTTCATGTAACGTGTTGTTTTTCAGGTCACACGTGTGTTTTGCTACCTGACTGTAGTTACTCTCCAATATCTGATTCCTATTCTGCTCGTCCTCTTCTCCACACTGGCCCTCAAGGCACTCGGTAAGTAGAACACCTTCACAACCACCTTCACAACCACTGCGGTAAAAGAAAAatccacaaaacaaacatttaattcatGATGATTAACTTTATCAGGATTTGAACCCTGAATCTTTATTTGTCCAAATGTAGATATCCTAATGTCATATTTGAGCTATTTGACAGTAcagttacattaaaaaataatctatctagaatatatgtattatatatcaAGGTTTAGTGTGAGTCATTCATAACAATCTTTTAAAAGCCTGTCTTCTTAGTTTTTCCTCCAAGTTCACTGGTGAATATAAATATTGACTaaagctgaaacgattagtcgatAAGTCAATGGAGAGAAAATGGATCCCCAActatttttgataattgattaataactttgagtcattttgaaagaaaaaaatccccaaattctcttgttccagcttcttaaatgtgaatattttctggtttctcaTAGAAAACTgcatatctttgggttatggtTGTCACTTgggacaaaacatgacatttcagGTTGTATCTTGGGCTTTTTGGGAAATAGAGATTactaaagtaaaacacagaacTCCCGCACACTGTCCTCTTCACTTGCAATTAAAGAAGATTTATTGGGAACAACGTTTCAGTacacagaccttcatcaggttatTTTACAAGACAAAAGGAGAGACCATCTTAAATACATTGGTTGACCCATGtggaccaatcagagcacaCTACAGACTGACATCACTCATTGAATAAAGCTTTATCACATCATGGCACCATATACATAAACAGGGATTGACATTCTTcaccattttctgtcattttatagaccaaacgactaatcgattaatcaagaaaacaattaacagattaatggataatgaaaataattgttagttgcagccctaatactGACTGATCTTTTCTGAACTTCCAGGGGACTTCTCCTGGGGGGCGGGCGCAGAGGAGACCCCCGGAGTGACACCAGCGTTGCTGGTGCCCACAGCGGCACCCGTGTTGCCCGGCAGTCtggatgaagatgaggagggGATGGAGGATATGGAGGAGGACATCCAGGCCACAGTAGCCCACCTGTCAGAGACCTTCACAGCACTGCGGTCCGTCCTCACTCCGCTCTTCTTCCGAGGCTTCTTCGCCTTCCTCACCTGGTGGGTGGCTGCCTGCCAGGTGATCAGCTCTCTGTTTGGCATCTACTTCCACCAGTACCTCATGAACAACTAACTGAGGAGTGCGCTGGGGCTGCACAGGACGCATTCAGACAACTGAGCTGagatttcattaaaacacacaactgcAGACAGAGTGCCCCACCAGAAGTTTTGATAAAGGTGTGTTGAGAGCGGACAGTTGATGGGCACTGTCTGTTGCAATATTGGCCACCTTATGGCTGTTAGTGACCAGCAGGCTTCTGGTATCAataacacacatgtacagagaCAACAGGTCATCTTCCACCTACTTCAGCAGaacctttttttctgcaacCTTTCAAATGTATCTATACCAGTGTTACCTGAATAGTTCTTCATAGAACATTGTTAAATGCTGCAGTTAAGATGTTTAATTCATACCAGGATAGTActagtattattattagtacTTTATCCCTGTGTTGAtaagactttttatttttgaaagggACTCTTTGTCACCCTTAAGGAACCGATTCAAGAGTgctaaatgttttgtttgtttttttgtttgtttttttcagtttttctgctgTAACATTTTGATTGAAAGGAAGTCGTGAAGCTCAGATCCAGCCAACTGACTGTGAATCAttcacagctgtgtttgtggCAGTGTACTAGTGTCTGAAAGCTGTCGTTATTATCAGAAAGAGTTTCCGTCAGAATTCCTAAGTGCCTGGGAGCTCAGGGATTTTGAATAAATTTTAAAGTCTcccttctccctttttttttttttttttgtgtgtgtgtatgtggaacGAGGATTGGTCTCACTCTGTTAAATAGATGAAGTTAACGCTCCAAAcacttctgttttgttttttgtttttttttaaatttccaaaCACTATTCACTGGCAACGTTTTTAGTTGCAGTGTCTTAATTTGCAACATGCGTTTTTAGTTTTTTGCTGTCTTATCGCCAATCAGTAATATACATGTATGATCAATCAAAGCCTAATCAGTCTTGCGtgagtgtattttatttatttatttatgatgcaTTGCCT is a window of Thunnus thynnus chromosome 8, fThuThy2.1, whole genome shotgun sequence DNA encoding:
- the tmem161a gene encoding transmembrane protein 161A translates to MALMGIQLVVSLLAASIMQRMAPHYSFARWLLCNGSLFRFKHPSEGELCALAGKQMPKQNRRDRRQNGESKPLTVPKDIDLHLDQAPINAMDALVLRFFLEYQWLVDFAVYASGVFLFTECYYSVVDASKEVNIGAIWCVLTVLFSLKTLHTLMSHYFRSEEGGERSVCLAFGFLSLLVAMLVLVVREDYLEFGLESGFSNLFDNMEIFAKQHGYAEWSIPVTKLTVKLGLAALCAYIGSLLAFPGLRLAQTHLDAVQMNSGRPFIQILLHMSFLSPVIVLVLWVKPIARDFLANAPMGKTSVTLVPSAVFDSVRLWIIVLLCVLRLALTRYHMQAYLNLAQKWVEQMKKEAGRIAAIDIQRKVTRVFCYLTVVTLQYLIPILLVLFSTLALKALGDFSWGAGAEETPGVTPALLVPTAAPVLPGSLDEDEEGMEDMEEDIQATVAHLSETFTALRSVLTPLFFRGFFAFLTWWVAACQVISSLFGIYFHQYLMNN